The window gttccttcaatgggcaaagaccaattaTCCTctcacaactctattctccttcgaTAGGCTCATGAGAGATCTCTTTTAGACAtagacctctcttctccctttaaAAGAACTTTTTAAATACTAGGGAGAAGAGACTCTACTCTTCAAGagagattataatttttactcaagGATTCTTTTCCCCTTTTCAACTCACTTTCTTGCTTTTCCAAGCAGGAAAGAGTAAAGTATTTATAAGtcacaaatggattcaaatttagagcccaaaatttaaatcttcGAGATTTCGGagtatgggcagtaccaccgcctgcactgggcggtaccaccgcctaacacattaTCACTGAGTGGTAGCACTGCCTaatctggcaataccaccgcctgacagcttTGGAGattgagttttttgagttttccaactcacaggtggatccaccgcttgacccaacttttgggtcactgaatgggcctcccaatgagcctaaatcaatcccaattatggcccaattagcccctaattgagttagcatggttacaccaaagctaactcaattagccccctatacTACTTTAAtctttgtttggcatgtcattggttcattagtGCTTCATCTAATCCTTcgggtgcatcatcctcttttgcgaccTTTTGCtcaatcgacatattgacctccgcaactccgatctccttagcgcaatgtttgCTCATtcagcccaatgcccgaattcatAGCACGAAGCATTTTGCTAACACGTTAACCGATCCTctagcctgacgtccaatcttctaacatgttcactctggcctaacgtttgattcctcctgcttttatcaatttacctctccttgatcgaagctagtcctacgtcattcaaaatgtagattagatcataaactcatcaattgatttaatcattaaaatataaaattcaacAAGATCCacgtacatcataatatatatacatgcaataagcatataaagtgataaaatattaaataatataataaaaaatatataccatatcacacgtgtcatcacacatgtgattggcttgtatgacacctatgactaacaataatgacacatataatttaagtttaaaaaagggttaaggtccatcttgtcgaggaagaggaagcgataGAGGCCGTAGTAACTGACGAACGCGGAGAGGTAGAGGTAGGAGACGTCGAAAGTAAAGGTGAGGGAGAGCTAGACCACCACGTCATAGGCACGACGGGTGGGggcataggagaggatgaagtgaAAGGCAATGGGGATGAAGACGCCCAAGAGGAGGAAAAGAGATCAAGAGACCACAACGTGCCCCAGTGTCAGACTACTCGATGCACATCCACCTAAGATAGGACTGGAAGCTCCTAAGTTCGTCGTCAGCGCAAGAGAAGCTACATGCGTATGATGCCCTACTAAATAATAGCGGTTCGGtgccattgttggtgattgcttcCACAACGATGCTTCCTCCTACGATTGATAGTGGTCtcgattttttttaaaacttaaaatatatatgtcattatattaatgatttattatgagctAGCATATCATATAAGCAGACTCTAACATATGTTAATTTAGACTTGATGAGAGgaacttatatgttatatttttaaaaatataagaattattttaaaCACAAATAAATCATAACGGCTTAAGCGGATCAGGACCAAAATCACAAAGGTCAAAATGGATCTTaactttttttaaaacttaaattatatatatatatatatatattaatgatttattataagtcaatatataagtaaattttaatatttattaactcaaacttaggatttatatactatattttaaaaatatagagattattttagacataaataAATCGTAAAGATATAATCTATCAAAACCACGTACGACAGGTTAAAATAGATGTTAACTAGGAGCTCTATTTCATAAACCAACTAAATTCTGTACTTCTATCGAAAACTGGTTTGGAATCCTCCCTAACTTATCACATGTATTCTCGACAAAAGGTGCGATGAGATATATATACTTCAAATTATCTATAATCATTTTATTGATaattgtatatttttattttatgaatgaaaagaattgaGACCCTAGAACGCGACTCTCGATGGATTTCCTATCTTTAACTCGTAATTCCTACTTATGCCGGGAGGGGAAAGAGGCTGCATAGTGACACCTTCATCGGGACCCACCTGCGGGGATATTCCTGCATCCATCAACGAGATTGGTAAATGAGCGTGTCCGACAAGAAGAGGTGGGAAGTTCATCATGTAATTGCTCTTGTTACTCGTAATCACTCCTAGGGACAGGAGGAACAGAGGCTGCGTGGGGCCCACTTGATGGACATAATGAGGTAGCGGAAAGGGTAGGCGTTATTTGAGTGGGGAAGTTTGTTTGTTGTTGGTATTGTTGTTGGGAACAAAACACCGCAATTGGAAAGGCGGCGAGAGAGGAGAGCAATTGCCATTTGGGAATCGGGGAGGAAACAGCGAAGGGGTATACAAGTAGAAAGCGAAGTGGTGGGCGCCGAAGAAgggaggaaggggaaggggagagggaggggaaggggaaggggaaggaggaTTTGGGTGGGGCTTCAATTGGAGCCTGCGGCTCGGCTGCCATGTCTGCAGGGATCTGCGGGAAGCGCCTAGGGTTGGAGGAAATCTTCGGATCTCCGGCGCCGtccccaccgtcggccaagagatCTCGTTGCGCCCTCTACGGATCTGAGGATAAGCTCTCCGTACTCCTCTGCATGTTCCCTTCAATGGATCGGGAGGTatccttgctctctctctctctctctctctctctctctctctcttctcattcTGGGTGTTCGCGCCCCTATTTGACTGCGGTTTCAATCTGTAAAGCTCTGTGTTAGTTCTCGGTGAACGCTATAGGATTCTAGGAATTGTTGGTGCCTAACATAGTCATCGGCGAGCGACTGAACACGTTGAATTCGATGGAATTTGTCGGATCAGATCATGCGATGAAAAGTTGCGAACAAGGTGGGAGATTGAATTTTCATTAAAGAGAAATTACCCAGTCATCTTTCGTTAGTAAATCTGCAAGGAGAATGGAAAAGTAGGAGAGAAATTGTTTTGGATTTGTGGTTATGAGGTTTTTGAGCTTCTTTGCTGCTGAGTGGACTGGATTTGCTGACATGATGAGATGGCCAACCGATCAGTCTTGGCTGCAATTGGTTCGACATCAATGCGATGGCTTATGAAATTTGACTTTTCTGGTTGTGCATGGTCCCAATTGGGATGTTGATTGCTCATAATGCGGCATCTAAGTAGTTGGCCACATTTGAACAGATTTTTATCAGCGATAAAAAAATTGTAATGTACTGATGGAATGCAGGAAAGCCGCACTTCCTTCCTCTTGTTATTATAGTGCATTTACCATCATGGCCATGTGAACCTTGTATTGTTTCTCTTTCAGGACTTTACCACTAAAATGCTTTGAACctttgtatcaaaacaaaatcTTCCTAATTGGTAATCACAGATATCTGGATTCCAATTTATTAATGAGTCATGGGTAAGTTAGAGAACAAACTAGGGATAGAAATTCTTGAACTATAGATTGTGTTATGGATAAGCATGGCAGTTTCTGTCTCAATAGAGCTTTGTCCTTACCTGTATATATAACATCTCTTAGATTGTACACACTGCTCTACATATTTGATgcacatgcacacacacacacacacacacacacacattctctACTAGTCAAAATCTCGATTGGAAATTTTAAGCTTTCAATATTCTTTTGCCTATGAAGTGAATTTTTGTATGGAAAATATGTTGATGAGATAGACTTTAGTAGATATCAGAATTTCTCATTGATTAAAGGTGTCATTCAGTGGTTGATGATGGTATCTTACTTTTCATATTAGGGAGCTAGTGATCTTGGTTTTCGTGACCTAACCTGTTGAGGTTTTTCTTTGCCACTACTCATCCAGGTTGTTGAAACAGTTTTGAATTCCCATGACCACAAAATTGATGATGCAATTAAGAGTCTTCATGCTTTGTGTCTTGGTGATGGTTCTGTGAGCATCGAAGGAGTTAATTTAGTTTTGCAATCAAGTGATAATGCCCATGAAAGTAAGTGCCTGTATCACCAGTTGATGCCTACCACTTTGGTGATGATGCTATTATTTTATTGGAATCCTTGTTTGTTCTCTTTTGTATCAGACATTTATCTCATTATACAATTCAGGTGTTGTGAGCTCGCAGGCATCTGAACACAAGGTCGAAGTCTCTCAGAATAATAGTGCAGAGTCTCAGCCTAGGGAAGCCCAAAATGGATCTTCTTGGGTTGATATATTTGTACAGGAAATGATGAGTGCGTCAGATTGGGATGATGTCCGTGGTCGTGCCATGAAGATTTTAGAAGTTTTTGAAAGAAACGTTGTTGCTCAGACGACAACAGCTGTGGAGGTAAGTCATCTGAATACTAAATTTGTATTATTGTAGAAGCATGTAGTCTATGATGTTTTCTTGCTAACTGATTGGCTATGAGGAGCAGCACGAGATCAATTCCTTGAAAGAGCAATTGCAAGGTTTATTAAGAGACAACCAGATCCTGAAGAGGGCTGTCACCATCCAGCATGAGCGCAATTCAGATCACGATGAGAAGGTTAAGGAGGTGCAACATTTGAAGAACGTTATAGGCCAGTATCAAGAGCAAGTCCGGGCATTGGAGGTAATTAGAAGTTACTCTCGTTGCCTTTTAGTGTTTTCTGTTTA of the Musa acuminata AAA Group cultivar baxijiao chromosome BXJ2-10, Cavendish_Baxijiao_AAA, whole genome shotgun sequence genome contains:
- the LOC135624952 gene encoding uncharacterized protein LOC135624952, which gives rise to MSAGICGKRLGLEEIFGSPAPSPPSAKRSRCALYGSEDKLSVLLCMFPSMDREVVETVLNSHDHKIDDAIKSLHALCLGDGSVSIEGVNLVLQSSDNAHESVVSSQASEHKVEVSQNNSAESQPREAQNGSSWVDIFVQEMMSASDWDDVRGRAMKILEVFERNVVAQTTTAVEHEINSLKEQLQGLLRDNQILKRAVTIQHERNSDHDEKVKEVQHLKNVIGQYQEQVRALEMSNYSLKIHLQKAQGASSIPGHFHPDVF